AGTGCGAGTGGCTTCCGGTATTTCGTCGATCTCGGCGTAGGAAAGTCCGCGACGGCTCAGCTGTCGCGGAGCCGCTGCCGCAGGCCGGTGGCCCGCACCACCCGTCGGGCCAGGGCCGCGCGGACCTCCGCCTCGGTGCCCACCACCCGCACCCTGGATTTCGCCCGGGTGACCGCGGTGTAGAAGAGTTCACGGGTCAGCAACCGCGAGTCCTGCGGCGGCATCAGCACCGTCACCTCGTCGGCCTGGCTGCCCTGGCTCTTGTGAATCGTCATGGCGTGCATGGTCTCGACGTCGGCGAGCCGACTGGTGGCGAAGTCCTGCACCTGCTCCGCGCCGGCGATCGCCACCCGCAGCGCGCCGCCGGCAAGCACGGTCACACCCATGTCGCCGTTGTACAACCCCAAGCCGTAGTCGTTGGCCGTCACCAGCACCGGCCTGCCCAAATACCACTGGCTCCACAACGATTCGCCACTGTGCTCCGACAGCCACCGTTCGACCTGGCGATTCCAGTGCCGGATCCCGACGGGGCCGTCGCGATGCGCGCACAGCAGTCGGTGCGCCTCGACCGCGGCGAAGGCGCCGGACACATCGCCGGCCGCCGCGGCGGCGCGCACCCGCAGCGCATGCGGGACCAGGATCTCGCGCAACTGCTCGGTGGGATTGTCGGTGCGCACGAACTCGATGTGCTCGCCGCCGGCGGAAAGGATCTCCATCACCTGATCGGCGTCGCCCCGGCGAATCGCGGTGGCCAGCGCGCCGATCTGCGCGCCGAACCGATGCGTGGTGGACAGTTCGGCGACGTGGCCCGTGCCGCGCGCACCCAACCCCTCCACCAGATCGGCCAGCACCGCCCCCGCCTCGACCGAGGCCAGCTGATCGGGGTCGCCGACCAGGATGAGCCGGGTGTCGGGCCGCAACGCCTCGAGCAGCCGCGCCATCATGGTCAGCGACACCATGGAGGTCTCGTCGACGACGATGAGATCGTGCGGCAGGCGGTTGCCGCGGTGATGTTTGAAGCGCGTCGAACTGTCCATCCGCGCCCCGAGCAGTCGATGCAGGGTGACGGCCTGCAGACCGGCCAGCCGGGCGCGGTCGGATTCGCCGAGGTTGCCGACCTCCGTTCGCACCGCCTCCTGCAGCCGCGCCGCGGCCTTGCCCGTCGGCGCCGCCAACGCGATGCGGGGCCGTCGCGCCCCGACGCCCTCGGCCTGCTC
This DNA window, taken from Mycolicibacterium sp. MU0050, encodes the following:
- the recD gene encoding exodeoxyribonuclease V subunit alpha, with protein sequence MTAPAPDDTLHWRRALNAAGLLRAFNDAGVLDAADVHVATRLTAQAEETSELVALALALAVRAVRFGSVCVDLRTVATELDGGELPGAVPWPETDAWLAELRRSPLLTERAVLHLEQDRLLYLDRYWREERQVCEDLVAVRPPPPAVDESVLTAGLDRVFHRPGSEEQRAAVRIALSQWITVLTGGPGTGKTTAIAGLLALVAEQAEGVGARRPRIALAAPTGKAAARLQEAVRTEVGNLGESDRARLAGLQAVTLHRLLGARMDSSTRFKHHRGNRLPHDLIVVDETSMVSLTMMARLLEALRPDTRLILVGDPDQLASVEAGAVLADLVEGLGARGTGHVAELSTTHRFGAQIGALATAIRRGDADQVMEILSAGGEHIEFVRTDNPTEQLREILVPHALRVRAAAAAGDVSGAFAAVEAHRLLCAHRDGPVGIRHWNRQVERWLSEHSGESLWSQWYLGRPVLVTANDYGLGLYNGDMGVTVLAGGALRVAIAGAEQVQDFATSRLADVETMHAMTIHKSQGSQADEVTVLMPPQDSRLLTRELFYTAVTRAKSRVRVVGTEAEVRAALARRVVRATGLRQRLRDS